One genomic region from Streptomyces sp. Li-HN-5-11 encodes:
- a CDS encoding glycosyltransferase family 2 protein — protein MLISIVAPCYNEEDVVERFHGAVQKVADDLLPLGHDMEFVYVDDGSRDRTLTLLQQLAARDQRVRYVSFSRNFGKEAALLAGLRHASGDCVVVMDADLQHPPELIKRMVELRGEGYDQVLARRSRSGDRITRTLTARLYYRLVNRLVDVELVDGVGDFRLLSRRVVDAVLALTEYNRFSKGLFAWVGFPSTTFEYENAVREHGRSSWTLKSLLNYGLDGLLSFNNRPLRAALHLGMGLLLCAGLYTAWIVGAALVNGVQTPGYVTIITAVTALAGVQMVMLGVIGEYTGRIYYEVKGRPHFLVKATNVEAGGATAAGVERSDDRNKQDTKKDLIP, from the coding sequence ATGCTCATCTCGATAGTCGCACCCTGCTACAACGAGGAAGACGTCGTCGAACGCTTCCACGGGGCGGTCCAGAAGGTCGCGGACGACCTCCTTCCGCTGGGCCACGACATGGAGTTCGTCTACGTCGACGACGGCAGCCGCGACCGCACGCTCACCCTGCTGCAGCAACTGGCCGCCCGCGACCAGCGTGTGCGGTACGTCTCCTTCAGCCGCAACTTCGGCAAGGAGGCCGCCCTGCTCGCCGGTCTGCGGCACGCCTCGGGGGACTGCGTCGTCGTCATGGACGCCGACCTGCAGCACCCGCCGGAGCTGATCAAGCGGATGGTCGAGCTGCGCGGGGAGGGCTACGACCAGGTCCTCGCCCGGCGCAGCCGCAGCGGCGACCGCATCACCCGCACGCTCACCGCCCGCCTGTACTACCGCCTCGTCAACCGGCTCGTCGACGTGGAGCTCGTGGACGGCGTGGGCGACTTCCGGCTCCTGTCGCGCCGCGTGGTGGACGCCGTACTCGCCCTCACCGAGTACAACCGCTTCTCCAAGGGCCTGTTCGCCTGGGTGGGCTTCCCCAGCACGACCTTCGAGTACGAGAACGCGGTGCGCGAACACGGCCGCAGCTCCTGGACGCTGAAGTCCCTGCTCAACTACGGGCTCGACGGGCTGCTGTCGTTCAACAACCGGCCGCTGCGGGCGGCTCTCCACCTCGGCATGGGCCTGCTGCTGTGCGCCGGTCTCTACACCGCGTGGATCGTGGGCGCGGCGCTCGTCAACGGAGTGCAGACCCCCGGCTATGTCACCATCATCACCGCGGTCACCGCTCTCGCGGGGGTGCAGATGGTGATGCTCGGCGTCATCGGGGAGTACACCGGCCGGATCTACTACGAGGTCAAGGGGCGCCCGCACTTCCTGGTCAAGGCGACCAACGTGGAAGCGGGCGGCGCGACGGCGGCCGGCGTGGAACGATCGGACGACCGCAACAAGCAGGACACGAAGAAGGACCTCATTCCCTGA